From the genome of Brassica oleracea var. oleracea cultivar TO1000 chromosome C4, BOL, whole genome shotgun sequence:
CTTCCCTCTCTTTATGAATCAGAAAAACTTTAAAATAATGCTTCACGTTCTAAATTCCAAGTGTGTATTGTTTTTGAGTATCTTATCCGTCACGTATGTCTCCTTTACATTTCTAAAGCTAATCTTCATAGCTAATGAATGAAGAACAAGTTTTAATTATTTTCTTTGCTAGAGGTTGAAAGTGTTATCAAAAGAAGGAAAACATAGTTTGAAAAGAAAGGGAAAGTGTGCGAGAAACACACAATGCCTAAATAGTTTATCAAATCAATAAACTAAAAAAAAAAGGGATCAGCTTTAAAAGGAAGGATTAAGATTAGAGTAATTTGTACGGTCTGATCAGATCAATGATAATGATTTGTTTTTCACATTTTTAAAGTCTTCTTATCGTCATCTCTACAACAACCCAATTGGCAAACCATACAAATACGATATAAGAATATTTCACTGACATTACTTAATTATATATCCTCTAGGAAACTTCTTGGCAAATCACTCACATTATGTGAAGCTACAGCTCGAGATGGTTAATGCCACTAAGACAGATATTATTCTATATCAATGTTCGATGGGCCGGTTCACTGTGGACATAGCCGGTCTTGGACTAAAACTTATGGAACTGGTGTTTTAGGCGCCATAAGTTATTATTAATTCATATGATTTCAGTTTCTAATTAAGATTGTAGTGTAGTGCTTAAATCTGATCTTTTATTAATTGTCATATAGATACTTTGTTCGAATTACTCCAACTTGCATAATTTTTTTGGGGCTTTAGGTGGTAGGCCTGGATCTGGATCCGGTTGAATACCTTGTAAAACACGGAAGATAGAGAGCAATTACATTCGAGTAACATTTTGGAGGCCTAAAACCGTATGATAAAAATGTAGCTATCTTTCAAACGGGAAGATTTGTACAATACTATATAGCTTTGGACATATCTAGTTTCCATAAATAGAAGTCATGGAAACCTTTAAAAAGATGTGTGTCTTATGGTAGATATAGAACTTGTATTTTTGAATTAGTTCTGTTGTAACGATTCTTCTTCTAAAACTATTCATTGGAGGATGAAGTGTAGTCATAGCAGAGATGAAAATCAAGTTTTGATCAATGGTAACATTGATAGGCAGAGAAGAACCATATGCCCATATACCCAGGGAGAGCTTTCAAGCATTCCGCATTGCAATTCTCGAAGACAGAGAGAAAGGTCAGTATGACCTTGACTATGACCGCACAAGCTATGAAAGGCATGTAAAACATCCATCCATGACCCATCAAGATTGATTAGGGATACCAAAGAATGATTATGAGTTAAAAAATTTCTTGTATATTTTAAAACCTTGATACCATGTATGAAAAAAAAAACATGAAGAAAATGATGCATTTGTACATGTTCATGGAGATTATTTAATTTATCAGATGGACGAAGATATTAAAAGTAAAAAAAAACACTTGATTCTAGTGAATACAAATGATGATAACATCATACAAACAAGAGTTAAATCATCATTTGCTTAAAAATATACACGAACAATACATTATTAAAACCTGACGAAAAATGCAGATTACAAAGATGATCCCCACATACCTTAAAACTTTATTAATCTCATAAGAAATTTGAGTTAAATAATTCAAATCTCATTTAATTTCCAGCAGGAAAGAGCTTAAGAACCTTCCTACCACCATCTCCATTACCATACTCCGAATCTTCATACCTCAAATTACGAACCACATGGTTCTGCTGTGTTACCACATGTTTCCCTAAATAAGGATTCATCAACGGTGACGGCATCAAGTACTCATGGCTCAATAAATGCGCCGGAACCGGCGAGCTCGCGAAGAGCCGGTCAGTAGCCGAGTCCGAGACGATGACGTGTCCTCCGGAGACTCCGTTACCGTTCCCGCCTTGCATTCTCCTGAGGTAGAGACGGTATTTCTGGAGATGACTCGCAACGTTCTCTCTCGTTAACCCTTCAACGCTCATCAGCTGCATTATCGTCTTAGGAACTGCGTTCTTGATCCCTAAGTGACCAACCGCGTCCACGAAACGCTTGTGCAGCTGCGGCGTCCATACTAAACGCGGCCGTTTCAGCGTCCTCGCTGGCTCGTCTCCTCCTCCTCCTCCTCCTCCTGAGCCGAGATCAGTCGATGAGTCTCCGCCGAAGTCAGTATTCATCATAGTTGGAGATGGAGTGGCGGCGGGTTGGAGCTTCTGGTGGTACATGGCGGCGGTTCTCTTCGGCGAGGAGTGAATATTGTTGTGGCTTCCTATTTGGAAAGCAAGAGCTAGGTGAGGAGTGATTAAGGTTTGAGAGATAGGTATGAGCTCTTCCGGCGAAGGAAGCTCCTCCTCACATCTGATGAGCCAGTTTGGAGTTTCCTCTCTCATTTGAACGGTGTTCTTGCGACGGTGACAGTTGCTGGATGTGACGGCGGATGAGAGAGAGGTTCGAGGTGGATCTTAGCTGAAGAAGAACAAAGTAGTTAATTGCGATTTTTTTACTAAATATATATAGACCGAGAGAGAGTGTGATTGGCTGATTTCTTTTCTCTTGAATAATGTGTTAATAGAGTTATGGAACTGGAATAGATTATTCGTTTTTATAAAAAAATATAAGTACAAATAAGAACAAGAAAAGTTGAATTATATTGTTAAGCATATATACCTGTCATTGTCATATATGGTTCGGTTCATGGCGTCCAAATTGCCAGATTTGTGTTCATGTTTGCCTCAAGTTCTTTTATTTTTTTATTTACATTTGTAATCGTGACCAAGTTGTGATTATTCTTATTCGAAAGAACTCGTATAAGATAAGGTGTGGAGTATTAAATTCATGTGATCTCTTCGTTGTTAATCTATTCTATTAAAGATTAGATCGCATAAAAATGCGCCAATAGTTGAGCCGACATCATTTTAATAAAAGTTATCCTAAGTCATAT
Proteins encoded in this window:
- the LOC106340248 gene encoding transcription factor PCL1, whose protein sequence is MREETPNWLIRCEEELPSPEELIPISQTLITPHLALAFQIGSHNNIHSSPKRTAAMYHQKLQPAATPSPTMMNTDFGGDSSTDLGSGGGGGGGDEPARTLKRPRLVWTPQLHKRFVDAVGHLGIKNAVPKTIMQLMSVEGLTRENVASHLQKYRLYLRRMQGGNGNGVSGGHVIVSDSATDRLFASSPVPAHLLSHEYLMPSPLMNPYLGKHVVTQQNHVVRNLRYEDSEYGNGDGGRKVLKLFPAGN